AAACGAAGTAAAGTTAAGTGGCTCCAACAAGGGGATGAGAATACTTCGTATTTTCACGCTTATTTGAAGAAAAGGAAGGTGGAGAATAGGATAGCAACTTTTGTTACTGACCAAGGCGCAGTTAATGACAAATTTACTGAAGTTGTTGATCATTTCTTAAACCACTTTCGTGGTTATATGGGGAGCAGAAACACAACCACTATGAGGCTGAATGTTGAGTGTTTAGAAAAGGGTACTAGGCTCAGCCTGGAGCAGCAGCTTGATTTACTGAAAGCATTCTCGAATAAGGAAATCAAGGAAGTTCTTTTCAGTATTCTAGATGTGAAATCCCCAAGGCTTGATGGGTATGGATCGAGTTTTTTCAAATCAATGTGGCCTGTGTTTAGGAGCTGAAGTGTGCAAAGCAATTTCGGATTTCTTCAATACAGGGAGTATGCCTTATGAGTTTCATGCTACAATGATTTCTTTAATTCCTAAGAAGGATAACCCTTCGAGAGCTGTAGACTACAATCCTATTGCGTGCTGTTCCACAATTTACAAATGCATTTCTAAATTGATGTGTTTGAGGCTTGC
The Humulus lupulus chromosome 6, drHumLupu1.1, whole genome shotgun sequence DNA segment above includes these coding regions:
- the LOC133785621 gene encoding uncharacterized protein LOC133785621, yielding MEKTAAEILSSKEKMYFSFLRKRSKVKWLQQGDENTSYFHAYLKKRKVENRIATFVTDQGAVNDKFTEVVDHFLNHFRGYMGSRNTTTMRLNVECLEKGTRLSLEQQLDLLKAFSNKEIKEVLFRSMPYEFHATMISLIPKKDNPSRAVDYNPIACCSTIYKCISKLMCLRLAGVLPSLVNQNQGAFIKGRSIAHNVMILQDLLKN